The sequence TCTTTTAAATATTTTTTGGATAAACTTTCAACTTCCTTATTCGTAAATTGTAAATGAGTGGATTCTTTCCGAATCATATTGAAAGTGTCTATTCTCATTTCTTCAAACTCCTTTAAAATTTCATCAAAATTTTCAAGATTGTTAGTTTCAAAATAGTCTTTCATCTTTTCTCCATTAATGAAAAAAGTACTTGAAAACATTTCTAAAATTTTATTTTTATCCAAATTTATCTTTTAAAGCTCAACGACTTTTTTCCCGATTTTGTAAACTGTTCCGACAAATTTCGCAATCAGTTCTTCGTTTTGATTGGTAATTTTAATATCATAAACAGCAGTTTTTCTGGTATTGTTTACCAAAATGCTCTCTGCCCTGAAAATATCGCCTTCTTTTCCTGCTTTGGTAAAATTGATGATACAATTTAAGGCTACAGCAGCGTCTCCGGTATTGTTGGAAGAAAATGCCAATGCAGAATCTGCAAAGGCAAAGGTTACGCCTCCGTGAACGGTTTTTAACCCATTGATCATCTCTTTTTTGATGGGCATTTCCAGTAAGCAATAATTTTCTTTTACTTCAATCAGCTTGATATTCATCCATTGGGAAAAATAATCCTGATCAAACATATATTCTGCAACTTGTCTTGGATTCATTTCTAATTTACTCTTGTTATTTCTTCATATAATTCTTCAACCAGTTTGTCATAAACACCCATTGTTTTTCCAAGAATTATTTGCTCGTATGAAAGATTTTCTGAATTTGACGGATCTTTAGTCTGATAAGAAGCATTTAAATCAATACCATTTTCGTGAGCCAATCTTTTGATCAGTTCACGATATTTTTGATTAAATTTCCCTAATAATTCAAGTCTTTCCTGATAATCTTTAACCGAAGAAAGCTCCTGAATTATATAT is a genomic window of Chryseobacterium wanjuense containing:
- a CDS encoding PaaI family thioesterase; its protein translation is MNPRQVAEYMFDQDYFSQWMNIKLIEVKENYCLLEMPIKKEMINGLKTVHGGVTFAFADSALAFSSNNTGDAAVALNCIINFTKAGKEGDIFRAESILVNNTRKTAVYDIKITNQNEELIAKFVGTVYKIGKKVVEL